In a genomic window of Pseudomonas mohnii:
- a CDS encoding c-type cytochrome, whose amino-acid sequence MKRLFIAALGMLSLTQTSPSFADNANGKNLYLQRCSMCHGMDLKATGPLANKSNPPTPDLTTSAFKKRLHDYPGVIVSSIILRPNGDLIPRTLRENGVKLSPHSWSVKDFRDLNQYMGGVISQNR is encoded by the coding sequence ATGAAAAGATTATTCATCGCTGCGCTAGGAATGTTATCGCTGACTCAAACATCACCATCCTTCGCGGATAATGCTAATGGCAAAAATCTCTATCTACAGCGATGCAGCATGTGCCACGGAATGGATCTCAAAGCAACAGGACCGCTGGCTAATAAAAGCAATCCGCCTACACCTGATCTAACAACCTCTGCTTTCAAAAAACGATTACATGATTATCCGGGCGTGATTGTATCTTCGATAATACTTCGCCCAAATGGCGATTTAATTCCAAGAACCTTGCGTGAGAATGGAGTAAAGCTATCGCCGCACTCATGGAGCGTTAAGGATTTTCGCGATTTAAATCAATACATGGGTGGTGTGATTTCACAAAACCGATGA
- a CDS encoding DUF2252 domain-containing protein gives MLAFFSLLRHGENRVKIMVALTKKPSTAKPSDTDVGMLCELRSRAERVAEGQSLRERVPRSSHATWLQPANRRDPVAILEQSSKGRLPELLPIRYGRMLHSPFTFMRGSAALMAHDLATTPSTGIRVQACGDCHLLNFGLFATPERNLVFDINDFDETLPGPWEWDCKRLAVSFVLAARDIHLSAAEARDCVLECVCAYRQRLREYSRMSPMEVWYARQEVDSITAMAQKGPIRKNREEIAEKAHAHLAEHLFPKIVCEESGHYRFIEHRPTLFHVAEAEFEAHVHDRLSDYRQSLPDERRVLLDRYRLEDFAMKVVGIGSVGTRCYVVLLVDKDGHPLLLQFKQACRSVLEPYCGKSQYQRQGQRIVVGQRLMQSASDIFLGWVRGRQQHDFFVRQLRDMKYTAPVEKFSAVQLKRYAQVCGWTLARAHAKSGDAASISGYLGGSDTFDLALAVFAQSYADETERDHAALVEAVRAGRIQAQINE, from the coding sequence TTGCTGGCGTTTTTCTCCCTCCTCAGGCATGGCGAAAACAGGGTGAAAATTATGGTGGCGCTGACTAAGAAACCTTCGACAGCCAAGCCGAGCGACACCGATGTCGGCATGCTTTGCGAACTTCGATCACGGGCCGAGCGAGTTGCAGAAGGTCAATCGCTGCGTGAGCGTGTGCCGCGAAGCAGTCATGCCACCTGGCTGCAACCCGCCAACCGCCGCGACCCCGTCGCGATACTCGAACAATCGAGCAAGGGCCGCTTGCCAGAGCTCCTGCCCATTCGCTATGGCCGCATGCTGCACAGTCCGTTTACCTTTATGAGGGGCTCGGCGGCACTCATGGCCCACGACCTTGCGACCACGCCCAGCACCGGCATCCGGGTCCAGGCCTGTGGCGACTGTCATCTGCTGAACTTCGGTTTGTTCGCCACCCCCGAGCGCAACCTGGTCTTTGACATCAACGACTTCGACGAAACCTTGCCCGGGCCCTGGGAGTGGGATTGCAAACGTCTGGCGGTCAGCTTTGTCTTGGCTGCACGCGATATTCACCTGTCCGCCGCCGAGGCCAGGGACTGCGTTCTGGAATGCGTTTGTGCCTATCGGCAACGCCTGCGCGAATACTCTCGAATGAGTCCTATGGAGGTCTGGTACGCGCGTCAGGAGGTGGACAGCATCACGGCCATGGCTCAAAAAGGACCCATCAGAAAGAATCGCGAGGAGATCGCCGAAAAGGCCCACGCACATTTAGCAGAGCATCTGTTTCCGAAAATTGTCTGCGAGGAAAGCGGTCACTATCGCTTCATTGAACATCGGCCGACCCTTTTCCATGTCGCTGAAGCAGAATTCGAAGCGCACGTTCATGATCGGCTTTCCGACTACCGACAATCGCTGCCCGATGAGCGTCGGGTGCTGTTGGATCGTTACCGCCTGGAAGACTTCGCCATGAAGGTGGTAGGCATTGGCAGCGTCGGAACCCGGTGCTATGTCGTGTTGCTCGTCGACAAGGACGGACATCCGCTGTTGCTGCAATTCAAGCAAGCCTGCCGCTCCGTCCTGGAACCCTATTGTGGCAAGAGCCAATATCAACGGCAGGGCCAGAGAATCGTCGTCGGCCAGCGGCTGATGCAGTCCGCCAGCGACATCTTTCTGGGGTGGGTGCGCGGTCGGCAGCAGCATGATTTTTTCGTCCGCCAGTTGCGCGACATGAAGTACACCGCTCCGGTGGAAAAATTCTCGGCTGTGCAGCTTAAACGCTATGCGCAGGTGTGCGGATGGACACTGGCCAGGGCACATGCCAAGTCCGGAGACGCAGCGAGCATCAGCGGTTATCTGGGTGGGAGCGATACCTTTGACCTGGCTCTGGCGGTGTTTGCCCAATCCTATGCGGATGAGACCGAGCGCGATCATGCGGCCCTGGTGGAAGCCGTACGCGCCGGGCGGATACAAGCGCAGATCAACGAGTAG
- a CDS encoding potassium channel family protein: MPSIIVFAWGLAAITVMVHAIGLALLLKALARLETLHLHHLWAIIGRLVWVASYLILLHTLEISIWGMFYLWQKCLPDIETALYFSGVTYATIGYGDVTLAKPWRLFGPTEGLIGILMCGLSTGFFFAVVNHIYQTAHLKADNDHKS; encoded by the coding sequence ATGCCTTCAATTATCGTCTTCGCATGGGGGCTGGCGGCCATTACAGTGATGGTGCATGCAATCGGCCTGGCTTTGTTACTGAAGGCTCTGGCTCGGTTGGAAACGCTGCATCTACATCACCTCTGGGCCATCATTGGCAGACTGGTATGGGTGGCCTCCTACCTGATTCTGCTCCATACGCTAGAGATCTCGATCTGGGGGATGTTCTATCTGTGGCAAAAATGTCTGCCCGATATTGAAACGGCCCTCTACTTCTCCGGGGTGACTTACGCGACGATTGGTTACGGAGACGTGACGCTCGCGAAACCGTGGCGGTTGTTCGGGCCGACCGAGGGCTTGATCGGCATACTCATGTGCGGCTTATCCACGGGCTTCTTCTTCGCGGTTGTTAATCATATTTATCAGACAGCTCACTTGAAAGCTGACAACGATCACAAGTCCTGA
- a CDS encoding ChaN family lipoprotein → MRILLLCLFSLLAACQSHQAAAPPAPIAPQGRDHTDFGVIRELATGRALTPQELVEHLAGAPRVLVGEQHDNPDHHALQLWLLRELAAQRPQGSLLMEMLNPDQQARVDAAQAASRAGQPPADPYQALAWQANWDWGVYGAVVNYALRQPYPLLAANLDRSQILQIYQQRPTLSGEASTTPQVQATLLDDIRGSHCGLLPEALLPAMLAVQQQRDRRMAERLLAAPTPALLLAGAFHVRKDLGVPLHLKDLGAAQGNVVLVLAEAGKTVSAENADYVWYTAAQPEQDHCAQLRQ, encoded by the coding sequence ATGCGCATTCTGTTGCTCTGCCTGTTCAGCCTGCTGGCTGCCTGCCAATCCCATCAAGCAGCAGCGCCACCGGCACCGATTGCTCCGCAAGGCCGGGATCACACCGATTTCGGGGTGATCCGTGAACTGGCCACCGGTCGCGCCCTGACCCCGCAGGAACTGGTCGAGCACCTGGCTGGCGCGCCCCGGGTGCTGGTGGGTGAACAACACGACAACCCCGATCACCACGCGCTGCAACTCTGGCTGCTGCGCGAACTGGCGGCGCAACGTCCCCAGGGCAGTCTGCTGATGGAAATGCTCAACCCCGACCAACAAGCCAGGGTCGATGCGGCGCAGGCCGCCAGCCGTGCCGGTCAGCCGCCGGCCGATCCTTATCAGGCGCTGGCCTGGCAAGCCAATTGGGATTGGGGTGTTTACGGGGCAGTGGTCAACTACGCGCTGCGTCAACCCTACCCGCTGCTGGCGGCCAACCTCGACCGGTCGCAGATCCTGCAAATCTACCAACAGCGCCCGACGCTGAGTGGCGAAGCCTCCACCACACCACAGGTTCAAGCCACGCTGCTGGACGACATCCGAGGGTCCCATTGCGGGTTGTTACCTGAAGCGCTGCTGCCGGCCATGCTCGCTGTGCAACAGCAGCGCGACCGGCGCATGGCCGAACGCCTGCTGGCCGCGCCAACCCCTGCCCTGTTGCTGGCCGGGGCGTTCCATGTGCGCAAGGACCTGGGGGTGCCGTTGCACCTCAAAGACCTCGGCGCCGCCCAGGGCAACGTGGTGTTGGTGTTGGCCGAAGCGGGCAAGACCGTGAGCGCCGAGAACGCTGATTACGTGTGGTACACGGCGGCGCAACCGGAACAGGATCATTGCGCGCAGTTGCGTCAGTGA
- a CDS encoding heme ABC transporter ATP-binding protein: MLRANNLAVRRGSRTVLAGIDVQLHPGQVLGVLGPNGAGKSTLLAALCDELAASEGTVSLDGQKLSDWPGQERARRLAVLPQSSSLNFAFSVNEVVAMGRLPHASGRVRDAQIVAEALSAADALHLAGRSYLALSGGERQRVHLARVLAQLWPGAEGQTLLLDEPTSMLDPLHQHTTLQAVRDFAGRGAAVLVILHDLNLAARYCDHLLLLHAGRPHAYGTPDEVLTAEALETVYGLQVLIHRHPERGHPLIIAR, translated from the coding sequence ATGTTGCGCGCAAACAACCTGGCAGTACGGCGCGGCAGTCGCACCGTGTTGGCGGGCATCGATGTTCAGTTGCATCCGGGCCAGGTCCTCGGCGTCCTGGGACCGAACGGCGCCGGGAAAAGCACCCTGCTCGCGGCCTTGTGCGATGAGCTGGCGGCCAGCGAGGGCACGGTCAGCCTTGACGGGCAAAAGCTGAGCGACTGGCCAGGTCAGGAGCGGGCCAGACGCCTGGCGGTGTTGCCCCAGAGTTCGAGCCTGAACTTCGCCTTTTCGGTCAATGAAGTCGTGGCCATGGGCCGTTTACCCCATGCCAGTGGCCGGGTGCGCGATGCACAAATCGTCGCCGAGGCGCTCAGTGCCGCCGACGCCTTGCACCTGGCCGGACGCAGTTATCTGGCCCTGTCCGGGGGTGAGCGCCAGCGCGTGCACCTGGCGCGGGTGCTCGCGCAATTGTGGCCGGGCGCCGAGGGGCAGACCCTGTTGCTCGATGAACCGACGTCAATGCTCGACCCGCTGCACCAGCACACCACCCTGCAAGCGGTGCGCGACTTCGCCGGGCGCGGCGCGGCGGTGCTGGTGATCCTGCACGACCTCAATCTTGCCGCGCGTTATTGCGATCACCTGCTGCTGTTGCATGCAGGTCGCCCCCACGCCTACGGCACCCCGGACGAAGTCCTGACCGCCGAAGCGCTGGAAACGGTCTATGGCTTGCAGGTACTGATTCATCGCCACCCGGAACGTGGCCATCCTTTGATTATCGCGCGCTGA
- a CDS encoding FecCD family ABC transporter permease — MLVFWLSLALGPVSLPLGETWLAGFRLLGLPLDGADTQQAQLILGQIRLPRSLLGIAVGSVLALSGVAMQGLFRNPLADPGLVGVSGGAALGAALAIVGGSLIGGLPPAIEPYLLSVSAFVGGLIVTAVVYRFGRRNGQTDVATMLLAGVAMTAMAGAGVGLFTYLADDATLRTLTFWNLGSLNGASYSRLWPLLIVAVGVALWLPRRAAALNAMLLGESEARHLGFNVERVKLELVLCTALGVGAAVAAAGLIGFIGLVVPHLMRLLVGPDHRVLLPASLLAGASLLLLADLVARLLLAPAELPIGIVTALIGAPFFLYLLVRGRS, encoded by the coding sequence CTGTTGGTGTTCTGGCTGTCCTTGGCCCTCGGGCCCGTCAGCCTGCCGCTGGGCGAAACCTGGCTGGCGGGTTTTAGGCTGCTCGGGCTGCCCCTGGACGGCGCCGATACCCAGCAGGCGCAGCTGATTCTCGGTCAAATCCGTCTGCCGCGCAGTTTGCTCGGCATCGCGGTCGGTTCGGTGCTGGCATTGTCCGGCGTGGCCATGCAGGGGCTGTTTCGCAACCCGCTGGCTGATCCGGGACTGGTCGGCGTGTCCGGCGGTGCGGCGCTGGGCGCGGCCCTCGCCATTGTCGGCGGCAGCCTGATCGGTGGACTGCCGCCAGCCATCGAACCTTATCTGCTGTCGGTCAGTGCGTTCGTCGGTGGCCTGATCGTCACGGCGGTGGTGTATCGCTTCGGGCGCCGCAATGGCCAGACCGACGTCGCGACCATGCTGTTGGCAGGCGTGGCCATGACGGCGATGGCCGGCGCCGGGGTCGGGCTGTTCACCTACCTGGCGGATGACGCCACGCTGCGCACCCTGACCTTCTGGAACCTGGGCAGCCTCAACGGTGCCAGTTATTCACGCTTGTGGCCGTTGCTGATCGTGGCCGTGGGCGTGGCGTTGTGGTTGCCCCGTCGCGCTGCGGCACTCAATGCAATGCTGCTGGGCGAATCGGAAGCGCGTCACCTGGGGTTCAACGTTGAGCGGGTCAAACTGGAACTGGTGTTGTGCACGGCGCTGGGCGTCGGTGCCGCCGTAGCCGCCGCGGGGTTGATCGGCTTTATCGGCCTGGTGGTTCCGCACCTGATGCGCCTGCTGGTCGGTCCGGATCATCGGGTGTTGTTGCCGGCGTCATTGCTCGCCGGTGCCAGCCTGTTGCTGCTGGCGGATCTGGTCGCCCGTTTGCTGTTGGCGCCGGCCGAATTGCCGATCGGCATCGTCACGGCACTCATCGGTGCGCCCTTCTTCCTTTACTTGCTGGTGCGGGGGCGTTCCTGA
- a CDS encoding nuclear transport factor 2 family protein gives MSELKLQADAAASLDQWHAMIRSGDLSALPGLLDPNAIFRSPMAHTPYPGAPVVSMILNTVFNVFQDFAYHRELATADGLNVVLEFSARVGEKQLKGIDLIRFNEQGKIVEFEVMVRPLSGLQALGEEMGRRLGAYLAASKV, from the coding sequence ATGTCTGAACTGAAACTGCAAGCCGACGCCGCCGCGTCCCTGGACCAGTGGCACGCGATGATCCGCAGCGGCGACTTGAGTGCCCTGCCCGGGTTACTCGACCCGAACGCGATCTTCCGCTCGCCGATGGCCCATACGCCATACCCGGGCGCACCGGTGGTCTCGATGATTCTCAACACGGTGTTCAACGTCTTTCAGGACTTTGCCTACCACCGCGAATTGGCCACCGCCGACGGCTTGAATGTGGTGCTGGAATTCAGCGCCAGGGTCGGCGAGAAACAGCTCAAAGGCATCGACCTGATCCGCTTCAACGAACAGGGAAAAATCGTCGAGTTCGAGGTCATGGTTCGTCCGCTCAGTGGCTTGCAGGCCCTGGGCGAGGAAATGGGACGGCGTTTGGGTGCTTACCTGGCCGCCAGTAAAGTCTGA
- a CDS encoding SGNH/GDSL hydrolase family protein produces the protein MSKIETLANILLGPLLLMQGAHTRRVTPKLPEAEGEREGVAGSGKDLRVLILGDSAAAGVGASTQTEALSGQVVSRLAKDHQVLWQLWARSGLDSRALLDLLEQHPPQPFDVVLLSIGVNDVTSTLSVDQWITLQQQLIDVLRDKFAATQIVMSPLPPMHLFPALPQPLRWYLGNRAARFNTRLAGLATGNDHCTMLTTRLAPVAGSMARDGFHPGPAIYSVWADDAVEAITRRRRETASGKV, from the coding sequence ATGAGCAAGATTGAAACGCTGGCCAACATCCTGCTCGGCCCCTTGTTGCTCATGCAGGGTGCGCACACCCGTCGGGTCACGCCAAAGCTTCCGGAAGCCGAGGGCGAGCGCGAAGGTGTGGCGGGCTCCGGCAAAGACCTTCGTGTGCTGATTCTGGGTGATAGCGCCGCTGCCGGTGTCGGCGCATCGACTCAGACTGAAGCCCTGAGCGGTCAAGTGGTCAGCCGTCTGGCCAAGGATCATCAGGTGCTCTGGCAGCTCTGGGCGCGCTCCGGCCTGGACTCGCGGGCGCTGCTGGATCTGCTCGAACAGCACCCGCCGCAACCCTTCGATGTGGTGCTGCTGTCCATTGGCGTCAACGATGTCACCAGCACGTTGTCGGTCGATCAGTGGATCACCTTGCAACAGCAGTTGATCGATGTGCTGCGCGATAAATTCGCGGCGACGCAGATCGTCATGTCCCCGCTTCCACCCATGCACCTGTTTCCCGCATTGCCGCAGCCGCTGCGCTGGTACCTGGGCAATCGGGCGGCGCGTTTCAATACACGGCTCGCCGGGCTGGCGACTGGCAACGATCACTGTACGATGCTGACCACCCGCCTGGCGCCCGTGGCCGGTTCGATGGCACGGGATGGTTTTCATCCCGGCCCGGCGATCTACAGTGTGTGGGCGGACGATGCCGTCGAGGCCATTACCCGGCGCCGTCGAGAAACCGCATCAGGCAAGGTTTGA
- a CDS encoding chorismate mutase: protein MLHFSRLSQLLTGALLGVLASGTQAAAPTPAPDALQPLLATINERLNLADQVALTKWDSGKPIQDTARETLVIANARRQAIEHKVDPEDAAELIAAQIEANKLVQYGLLAQWQAASKAPDVPRPDLNKIRPQLDELQNRLLQQYADFAPYRVDPDCPAWLAAQRSSLIKDALHGQALIRATGELCIAEQ from the coding sequence ATGCTCCACTTTTCACGCCTTTCACAGCTGCTGACGGGAGCCCTGCTTGGCGTTCTCGCCAGTGGCACCCAGGCCGCTGCTCCCACCCCGGCACCCGATGCGTTGCAACCGCTGCTGGCCACGATCAACGAACGCTTGAATCTTGCTGATCAGGTGGCACTGACCAAATGGGACAGTGGCAAGCCGATCCAGGATACCGCCCGGGAGACGCTGGTCATCGCCAATGCCCGCCGGCAGGCGATCGAACACAAAGTGGACCCAGAGGACGCGGCCGAGTTGATCGCCGCCCAGATCGAAGCCAACAAACTGGTGCAGTACGGCTTACTGGCGCAGTGGCAAGCGGCGAGCAAGGCGCCTGATGTGCCGCGGCCGGACCTCAATAAAATCAGGCCACAACTGGACGAATTGCAAAACCGACTGCTGCAGCAATACGCCGATTTCGCGCCTTATCGCGTGGACCCGGACTGCCCGGCCTGGTTGGCCGCCCAGCGTTCCAGCCTGATCAAGGATGCGCTGCATGGCCAGGCGCTGATACGCGCCACCGGGGAGCTTTGTATCGCTGAGCAATGA
- a CDS encoding DUF7693 family protein, with amino-acid sequence MPPLTAREVYQQLRDVAQGIRTLTRLDEQAVAGQVLVDIEGWRLTLEVEAHQLRHCLQCLSADGRTLAGWQRYGTDPVSLLSTWELAQIERRLAEPQSA; translated from the coding sequence GTGCCCCCCTTGACCGCCCGCGAGGTTTATCAGCAATTGCGTGACGTCGCCCAAGGCATTCGTACGTTAACGCGCCTGGACGAACAAGCCGTGGCCGGCCAGGTGCTGGTAGACATCGAGGGTTGGCGCCTGACGCTGGAGGTCGAGGCGCATCAGCTGCGCCACTGCCTGCAATGCCTCAGCGCGGACGGTCGTACGCTCGCCGGTTGGCAGCGTTACGGCACCGACCCGGTGAGTCTGCTCAGCACCTGGGAGCTGGCGCAGATTGAGCGGCGGCTGGCCGAGCCTCAGTCCGCTTGA